In Episyrphus balteatus chromosome 4, idEpiBalt1.1, whole genome shotgun sequence, the sequence ctaaaaataaaaacaaaagtattttctaattttagttGTCTACCCAAAACCAAAGTGTAAAGGTACATACAGGCATTtagaattttcatcaattccTTTGGAGCAATTAGCTTTTCCCAATGATGAGTTCCCTTTGGCACTAAATTGAGCAAATATTCTGCTAAAATTATACCAGTAAACCACATAACTGGGGTTTGATTAAgtgttgttataaaaattgatcCTCCTGGCTAAGATTGTATGCAAATAAACATCAACAAAACTaaacagaatataaaaaaaagtcttactTTTAGGCAATCAACGCAGGATGTAAGAAAAGCTGGCTTATTGTCAATGTGTTCTATAACTTCAGATACAACCACTGCATCGTATTTTTCCAGATTGTCCATAACATGAATATCAAGTGGTTCCATTCGATACTGAATTCTTGAAGTCAGCTCCGGACTGCAATCATTTAGATGCTGTTTGGCAACCTTGATAAGTTCATCACTCAAATCGATTGCTATAATATCGGCATGTAAGCGAGCAAGACTTTCAGTAAGAATTCCTCCACCACAACCGACTTCTAAAATTTTCTTGTCTTTAAGAACTTTTGTGGTATGTTGAAGTTCTGAATCAACAGTTCCAGCAGAGATTAAACCATCTCGAACAAAGGGAATTctatattgaataaaattataatgaGCTCTTTAAAAAGGAAGGTAGAAATAACCTTATTGTATTCATGGCATGAAGGCCTTTGAGTTGGCCAGCTGGATCCCACCATTCGGCTGCTAATTTTGAATGGTGTTCCACTTCAAAGTTAGGTGATGTCGTTGGATTTGGATTTAATTGTTGGTCGTCGATTTTGGGTGTAGTTGATTGTTGCGAAAGGAATCGCAATTGAAATTGTATAATTCTGGTGAAATtcaaatattattataaaaatagagaagttgaatgaatattttaaccTTTTGCCATGAATGACTTTTCTGAGGGGTGATAACAGGCTTATGGACATTGTAGCACAATTTTGTTTCAAGAAAGAAATTCgaattcaataattttgttattatcggaatttgtttttatttatttttttttcgagttgGAATATCTTTTTTCAGAAGAGTGTTTTCAAAccggtaggtttttttttgtttaacttgtGACAGTTTGTTACGTGTTGGTGTTGCGttcaatgaaataaatttgaattttcgtTCTAAATTCTTGGAAGCtcctgattggtcagctgtcataCAAAGTAAAGGCGCACACACACCATACATAAAAGGTATGCGGAAGCGgtgcacagtacacataaaaggcttggccacaccggagggtatgcggtagcggtacgggtagaggtaacggtacttgtataaaaaaattccaaactgacatatcaacgttcagatgtggaatttttttcatacaagtaccgttacctctacccgtaccgctaccgcataccctccggtgtggccaagcctttaaccTTCCGAAGGCAAGGCTTTTTTCTACGTGGATAACATTATCATTGTAaatacttattaatttttttataaaataaaaaataaaaacttacaaCAACATTTTAATGAAAGTAACTAACTGActtcaatataaataaattcttgACCGATCGATAGAGAATTACAGAACCAGAACCAAAAGAATATACCCTTTTTCAAGTGGTGGGGTGATGGGTAACCCCACTTGCCTTCGGAAGgttaaaaaggtaatatattccggaatgacattggtcgccagattgtcaaaacatgacactttggcgaccaatgtcagctaccgaattcttaattgcttaaaataccgacgaaaaacgcacaaaaaccgataaaccacgcacaccactaatttttaaacaattatttaccatttcatgcgatgaaacacgaagaaaatctgttatttttcaatttataatatttttaaattaattttaaaagcaacGGATATCGCCCTCAACACAAAAAAGAAGACTTTAATTGTAACCGATAGTCTGTCAACTTTAAAGGCGTTACAAAACACAAACAACAGGACCGCCATCAACTTAGCAGCACTTAGtggggattttcaaaattttttatgcaaataattaggtgagaattaggtgaaatttagtgaatcaattttacaatttggtgaatcatagtttaaaagttattaacaaattacgTAAGGCGTAAAGTTAGCAGCACTTGGTCTGTTGCTGGATAGTGGAGGGGAGAGGAGCGTGGATAAGGAAGAGTTGATATGGCAGTGAAACTACCATACCGTGGCAGGAACATCTGGAAAGGAAAGAGGAACACAGTGAAAAAGGGAAAGAGTGTCTACTCCCGAGAACTTGGCCTGCTTGCTGTGCGCAGCTTCAGCTCGTCGGATGTGGGGGGGATCTTGTTCCCGGAAGTAAACTTCACCAGCAGCCAAAAACATAAATCAGGCCGAGAacagaacaaaattcaaaattggaCCCGGACGGACGTTCACCACCCCAAGGGCACTGCCGGTGTTGTTGCAGTGTGGCCTTTTACCCACCCAACCATGAGAATCCTCGGCCATTTTGGATTCTCCCAAATACGTTGTCGTTCCACTGGAAATCAGGTCCTTACCATCGTTGAAACTCAGCTACCATCAGCACCCCTGAAAATTTCTTTAATGAACCATCGTTTCACTCaagtgaaacaaaaacaaaacaaaacaaattatcacTTGTTCTTTTTAACATGGGCGTCTCAACTTTTATTCTttacgaaaataatttttatcagatgagaaataattttaaacataacttaaattaacagaaaaaaaataaattaacaaaaaaaaattaactaaccaagaaaaccaaaaaaaactaagcaaaac encodes:
- the LOC129918491 gene encoding ubiquinone biosynthesis O-methyltransferase, mitochondrial; amino-acid sequence: MSISLLSPLRKVIHGKRIIQFQLRFLSQQSTTPKIDDQQLNPNPTTSPNFEVEHHSKLAAEWWDPAGQLKGLHAMNTIRIPFVRDGLISAGTVDSELQHTTKVLKDKKILEVGCGGGILTESLARLHADIIAIDLSDELIKVAKQHLNDCSPELTSRIQYRMEPLDIHVMDNLEKYDAVVVSEVIEHIDNKPAFLTSCVDCLKPGGSIFITTLNQTPVMWFTGIILAEYLLNLVPKGTHHWEKLIAPKELMKILNALNCDTIMLKGCIYEFWSNKWQWIPVDDFSYALHAIKSERS